Proteins from one Porites lutea chromosome 3, jaPorLute2.1, whole genome shotgun sequence genomic window:
- the LOC140931731 gene encoding uncharacterized protein F54H12.2-like: MSLNLFDVPDIDYRYEANRWIPFKPANTGRRPILFTVPSSEDYYDLNETKLEVKVRMNTTGTGGLDDDETAASDGNDTKYVYCVNNFGHTLFNQMNVSFNGVLMTEQSNAYHHKAYVETMLNYSREEGKTTLAAQGWVNELNVRASLTPTNAGTNDKPNPSDWDGKTGLKALTRRLLGKTYHTFMIKPHVAVFRTGKCLVPGVQIDLELYLNDSNLFLFGTPDTTTSVGKKIPTLEDNDIFVTLWMKKVTLNASVYTRLQKERSLSKTKKVQYPVVRSEIRTYSFDGNSTRWEQDNVFVNKIPGKVIIGLMNSTNYHGSLQHYPFAYQKFGVTRVRQTIDGEEYPYRSLELTGNTKAEDLVGYNRFLTASGAYKHHKIPMMRPGDWGQGKNCTLFMFNNVAGDADDPEYRNPRLTGNVRYEIDFRAAVGHNITVVIWSEYENIYEIDQWGGILYSVNS; encoded by the coding sequence ATGTCATTGAATCTGTTCGACGTCCCAGACATTGACTATCGGTATGAAGCCAATCGTTGGATTCCTTTCAAACCTGCCAATACGGGGAGACGACCTATTCTCTTTACGGTCCCCTCCTCAGAAGATTACTATGATTTAAATGAAACCAAGTTGGAAGTAAAAGTACGTATGAATACGACAGGCACAGGAGGtcttgatgatgatgaaacaGCTGCCTCAGATGGCAATGACACAAAATATGTGTATTGTGTCAACAATTTTGGGCATACCCTCTTTAATCAAATGAATGTGAGCTTCAACGGCGTATTGATGACGGAGCAAAGCAATGCCTATCACCACAAAGCCTACGTAGAAACAATGTTGAATTACAGTCGTGAAGAAGGAAAAACCACCCTGGCTGCTCAAGGATGGGTCAATGAACTGAATGTGCGTGCTTCATTAACCCCTACCAATGCTGGTACTAATGATAAGCCCAATCCCAGTGACTGGGATGGAAAAACAGGGCTCAAGGCCTTGACCCGCCGTTTGCTAGGCAAAACGTATCATACCTTTATGATCAAACCTCATGTGGCTGTCTTCAGAACAGGCAAATGTCTTGTGCCAGGAGTTCAAATTGATCTAGAACTCTATTTGAACGACAGTAACCTGTTTCTCTTTGGAACGCCAGACACGACCACCTCCGTAGGCAAAAAGATTCCCACCCTAGAAGACAATGACATCTTTGTCACTCTCTGGATGAAAAAAGTCACTCTCAATGCCTCCGTGTATACCAGACTGCAGAAAGAACGTAGCCTTAGTAAAACCAAGAAAGTACAATATCCTGTGGTTCGCAGTGAAATCAGAACCTATTCGTTTGATGGCAATAGCACCCGTTGGGAACAAGACAATGTTTTCGTGAACAAAATTCCTGGGAAGGTCATTATAGGATTAATGAATTCCACCAATTACCATGGAAGTCTGCAACACTACCCCTTTGCCTATCAAAAGTTTGGGGTGACCCGAGTCCGACAGACGATTGACGGCGAAGAGTACCCGTACAGATCCCTGGAACTCACAGGCAATACCAAAGCAGAAGATTTGGTAGGGTATAACCGATTCCTTACTGCCTCTGGGGCCTACAAACATCATAAAATACCTATGATGCGGCCAGGGGATTGGGGACAAGGCAAAAATTGCACCCTGTTCATGTTCAACAATGTTGCAGGCGATGCCGATGACCCTGAGTACAGAAATCCCAGACTCACAGGCAATGTCCGCTATGAAATTGACTTCCGGGCAGCGGTGGGTCACAACATTACCGTGGTGATCTGGAGTGAGTATGAAAATATCTATGAAATAGACCAGTGGGGCGGAATTCTTTATTCTGTCAACAGCTAA